Proteins encoded together in one Chitinophaga sp. LS1 window:
- the tmk gene encoding dTMP kinase, which produces MQKSRFIAIEGLDGAGKSTQIDLLTNYYHQQGIETRFVHFPRSQNGGVFGDLVAKFLRGEFGDVKNVHPQLVALIFAEDRKDFASTINEWLADGYTVLVDRYVLSNIAFQCAKLNTDAEKQELRDWINMFEYEYNRIPQPDLSIYLDVPFSHTEQALTKRMKNEDRSYLNGKEDIHEKDFSLQLAVKKEYEILADTDPAITKIVCYNGANEMRTIADIHASIIACLEKLI; this is translated from the coding sequence ATGCAGAAGAGCAGATTTATAGCCATCGAAGGATTAGATGGGGCAGGAAAATCGACCCAGATTGACTTATTGACCAATTATTACCACCAGCAGGGTATAGAAACCCGCTTCGTACACTTCCCAAGAAGTCAGAACGGAGGCGTATTTGGCGACCTGGTAGCTAAATTCCTGCGCGGTGAGTTCGGCGATGTGAAAAATGTACACCCACAATTGGTGGCCCTTATTTTTGCAGAAGACAGAAAAGACTTTGCCAGCACTATCAACGAATGGCTGGCTGATGGCTATACTGTGCTGGTTGACAGGTATGTATTGTCCAATATCGCCTTTCAGTGTGCTAAACTGAATACTGATGCGGAAAAACAGGAATTGCGGGACTGGATCAACATGTTTGAATATGAATACAACCGTATTCCCCAGCCAGACCTCTCCATTTACCTGGATGTGCCTTTCTCCCACACCGAGCAGGCTCTGACCAAAAGAATGAAAAATGAAGACCGCAGCTACCTGAATGGTAAGGAAGATATCCATGAAAAGGACTTCTCCCTCCAGCTCGCGGTGAAAAAAGAATACGAAATCCTGGCAGATACAGACCCTGCCATTACCAAAATAGTATGCTATAATG
- a CDS encoding MutS-related protein has protein sequence MPYIEKEIIHLFDYTIHPSSSERLYQIFSVPRLSFSATLERQQLLQAFLFYWERIQGFTYHKADLQEVYQFTTYVEQPESTIGQYFGKDRYQLQGRCLQTIRLLRNIYGKYLLPLHGIPLLEDFAGPARELYETLEIDKLPKELTFQQTFSFARKLVACRERNLTARFWDSLFEYEAWWSLAMGTIKYGFTIPSFSADNFVIEEFWHPMVTNPVKNNLQTTSNMIVLTGPNMSGKSTTLKAIGLCVSLAHIGLAVPAENCRIPFYDQVLVAINVTDDLKNGFSHFMQEIVHLKNTAIQAKAGQRCFAIFDEIFRGTNIDDAMEVTFTTIKGLSQFRQCHFIISTHLYQLQGLLPPELYEPYQLRAGIQEGVPVNSYRLDRGWSDLKFGRLIFEKEGLSQLLE, from the coding sequence ATGCCCTACATTGAAAAAGAAATTATCCACTTATTTGACTATACCATACATCCTTCATCCAGTGAGCGGTTGTATCAGATCTTTTCGGTACCCCGATTGTCGTTTTCTGCGACTTTGGAGCGGCAGCAGTTATTACAGGCATTTTTGTTTTACTGGGAGCGGATACAGGGTTTTACCTATCATAAGGCAGACTTGCAGGAGGTGTATCAGTTCACTACCTATGTCGAGCAGCCGGAGAGTACTATTGGTCAATATTTTGGGAAGGACAGGTACCAGTTGCAGGGGAGGTGTTTACAAACGATCCGGTTGCTTCGTAATATTTATGGGAAATACCTGCTTCCATTGCATGGCATACCATTGCTGGAAGATTTTGCAGGGCCGGCCAGGGAACTGTATGAAACATTGGAGATTGATAAACTCCCCAAAGAACTGACCTTTCAGCAGACATTTTCTTTTGCCCGCAAACTGGTGGCATGCAGGGAGAGGAACCTGACAGCCAGGTTCTGGGATTCGCTGTTTGAATATGAGGCATGGTGGTCACTGGCCATGGGTACGATTAAGTACGGATTTACTATTCCTTCCTTTTCTGCAGATAATTTTGTGATAGAGGAGTTCTGGCACCCTATGGTAACAAATCCGGTCAAAAACAACCTGCAAACGACGAGTAATATGATTGTATTGACAGGGCCGAATATGTCGGGGAAATCGACGACTTTAAAGGCGATAGGGCTGTGTGTATCTTTGGCACATATCGGGTTGGCAGTGCCGGCGGAGAATTGTAGGATACCGTTTTATGACCAGGTGTTAGTGGCGATCAATGTGACGGATGATCTGAAGAATGGATTTAGTCATTTTATGCAGGAGATCGTGCACCTTAAAAATACGGCCATACAGGCGAAGGCGGGGCAGCGGTGCTTTGCCATATTTGATGAGATATTCAGGGGTACGAATATAGATGATGCGATGGAGGTGACGTTTACTACCATTAAAGGGTTGAGTCAGTTCAGGCAGTGTCATTTTATTATTTCGACACATTTGTACCAGTTGCAGGGCTTATTACCTCCGGAATTATACGAACCGTATCAGTTACGGGCAGGCATACAGGAGGGGGTACCAGTGAATAGTTATCGACTGGATAGGGGTTGGTCTGACCTGAAGTTCGGCAGACTTATTTTTGAGAAAGAAGGGTTGAGTCAGTTGCTGGAATAG
- a CDS encoding HD domain-containing protein, whose translation MTLERAIEIAVAAHHGQKDKYGAPYIGHVLRVMNMGITVEEKIVGALHDVVEDTDWTFEKLAAEGLPPKLLEALKGVTKLSEDEDYDHFVDRTLQNPLSCAVKMNDLTDNMDIKRIPEVTEKDIARLNKYLKAYRKIAAKRIGN comes from the coding sequence ATGACATTGGAAAGAGCTATTGAAATCGCCGTTGCAGCCCATCACGGTCAGAAAGATAAGTACGGAGCCCCTTATATCGGACATGTATTAAGAGTCATGAACATGGGTATTACAGTAGAAGAAAAAATTGTAGGCGCACTCCACGATGTAGTCGAAGATACAGACTGGACTTTTGAAAAGCTCGCTGCTGAAGGGCTGCCGCCAAAACTACTGGAAGCATTAAAAGGGGTTACTAAACTATCAGAAGATGAAGACTATGATCATTTTGTAGATCGTACCTTACAAAATCCATTATCCTGCGCTGTAAAAATGAACGATCTCACGGATAATATGGATATAAAACGCATTCCGGAAGTAACTGAAAAAGACATAGCCAGATTAAACAAATATCTAAAAGCTTACCGCAAAATTGCTGCAAAGAGAATTGGTAATTAA
- a CDS encoding Txe/YoeB family addiction module toxin yields the protein MKLSWDQNGWEDYLYWQKTDKKILKKINELIKDTMRQPFEGLGKPEALKENLTGCWSRRIDQEHRLVYKVLDDAILILQCRYHY from the coding sequence ATGAAATTAAGTTGGGACCAAAACGGGTGGGAGGATTATTTGTATTGGCAAAAGACAGATAAGAAGATCCTCAAGAAAATTAATGAGCTGATAAAAGATACAATGCGTCAGCCATTTGAAGGTTTGGGAAAACCAGAAGCACTCAAGGAAAATTTAACGGGTTGCTGGTCTCGAAGAATAGATCAAGAGCATCGGTTAGTGTATAAAGTATTGGATGATGCTATTCTTATCTTACAATGTAGATATCATTATTAA
- a CDS encoding type II toxin-antitoxin system Phd/YefM family antitoxin yields the protein MQVVNYSEFRQQLKAHLDNVTENHDTLIVPRGGDKSVVIISLEEYNSILETLHLMKSEKNRTRLMEAIERTNNGINEEHELIDD from the coding sequence ATGCAAGTTGTAAACTATAGCGAGTTTAGGCAACAACTAAAAGCGCATTTGGATAATGTAACAGAAAACCATGATACGCTTATTGTGCCCAGAGGCGGAGATAAAAGTGTTGTAATTATTTCTTTGGAAGAATATAATTCTATTTTGGAAACATTACACCTTATGAAGTCAGAGAAAAACAGAACTCGTTTAATGGAGGCGATTGAAAGAACAAATAATGGTATTAATGAAGAACATGAATTAATCGACGATTAA